The Leifsonia poae region GACAGCCTGCAATTGTCGGCGCTCACCGCGTCGGTGCTGATCAGCATCCCCCTGGTCGCCTTCGCCATCGTTTCGCCGGCGACCCCCTGGATCGCCCGCCGGCTCGGCATCGAACGGGCGCTCGGCGTCTCGCTGGCTGTGCTCGCGATGGCGATCGTCGTGCGATCGCTCCCCTGGCTGCCCGGCCTCTGGATCGGCACGGCGCTGCTCGGCGCGGCGATCGCCGTGATCAACGTGGCTCTGCCCTCCCTGGTCAAACGCGACTACCCGGCGAGGATCGGGCAGGTCACCGGTCTCTACTCGGCGGTGCAGTCGGCCACCGCGGCCGTGGCCGCCGGCATCGCGGTTCCCCTCGCCGGTGTGGCGCAGGAGGGGTGGCGGCTCTCGCTCGGCGTCTGGGCGGGGCTCGCGCTGATCGCTCTCGCGGTGTTCGCGCCGCAGCTGCGGCGGCGCACCCGCGCATCCCTCGCTGCAGCGCACCAGACCACAGCCAGCACGCAGGGCGCCCCCGATGCCGCCGTGCGACACCGTTCGCCGTGGGGCTCGGCGCTCGCCTGGCAGGTCACCCTGTTCATGGGTCTGCAGTCCACGGTGTTCTACAGCCTGATCACCTGGCTCCCCTCGATCGAGCAGGCGGCCGGCATCCCGGCGGCGACGGCCGGATTCCACCAGTTCCTGTTCAACGGCGTCGCGATCGCCGGCAGTCTCACCTGCGCGGCCGTCATCCACCGCTGGCGCGACCAACGCCCGATCGCCATCGCCGCGACGGCGCTGCTGACGGTGGCCGTGACCGGTGTGCTCGTCGCGCCTGCGCTGACCGGCGTCTGGGTGTGCTTCGGCGGTGTGGGCGGCGGCGCGGCGATCGTGCTCGCCCTCTCGCTCTTCGGGCTGCGCACCGGCCACCACGATCAGGCCGCCCGCCTCTCCGGGATGGCGCAGTGCCTCGGCTATGTCCTCGCTGCCACCGGCCCCATCGGAATCGGTCTGCTCCACGACCTCACCGGTGGCTGGGGCATCCCACTCGGCGCCATCCTCGTCGTGCTCGCCGCGCAGTTCGTGGCCGGAACGCTGGCCTCCCGGGCGAGAGTCATCGGCACGACATCGGTACACTGACTGCGGGGGCGGTCGCGACAGGCGCGACCGAGGGAACACCGGGGAGTGAGCCGTGGCGGCACGCAAAGACAAACAGGTGACGATGCGGCTCGTCTACATCGACTTCTGGTCGAGCCTCAAACTGTCGTTCCTGGTGGCGATCGTCGTCGCGGCGCTGACGATGCTGATCTCGTTCCTCGGCTGGACCGTTCTGGACAAGACAGGTCTCGTCGACACGGTATCGACGCTGCTCACCGATATCGCCGGGTCCAAAGGGTCTGCCCTGGTGTCGGGCCTCACCTTCTCGAGCGTGATGACCTTCGCGCTGGTGATCGCGCTGCTGCAGCTCATCGTCGTGACCGCGCTCGGCGCCATCTTCGCCGCTCTCTTCAACCTCGCCTCCCGGGTCACCGGCGGCGCGAAGGTGCGGTTCGGCAACAAGTGACCAACTCCCGGCCCGCTGACCGCGGCCGGGTCAGGCTTCGACGGCGGCCAGCCTCTGGAGGCCGCCGACCAGCAGCGTGACGCCGAACTCGAAGGCGTCGGCCTGCGCGCCCTGCTCGTCGAGCGCATCCGGATGCGCCCCCTCAGCGAGCACACCGAGGCTGTCGTACTGCAATCGCTGCTGCTCGTGCGAGACGTGCCCGAGCACGAAGTGCAGCAGGGCGGTGGCGGCTCGAGCGCTGGTCTCGGCATCGAAACCACCCGCCTCGATCGCTACGGTGAACCGGTCGAGCGGGGCAGCGGCGCCGAGTCCGAGCGCGAAGGTGCTGGAGACGACTTCTGCGCCATCGCGGTAGGCGAGCAGTGCATCTCTCAGCGCCGCCGCCTCGGAGCGGGTGCGCTCCACCCAGTCGACATCGCCGGATCGGGGGTGGTCGCGCTCGACGATGCGGTCCGCGATCTCGGCCAGCAGAGTCTGCTTGTTCGGGAAGTGCCAGTAGAGCGCGCTCGGCTGCACCTCGAGGGCGGCGGCGAGGCGGCGCATCGTCAGGTCGGGAAGGCCGTACTCGTCGAGGATGCGCAGGGCGGCCTCGGCGACATCGTCGCGCGAGTGCCGAACGTTTCTGGGGCTGCCTTCCGATTCCTGCACCTCGCCAGTATAGTGAACGCAGTTCAGGTGAACGCTGTTCAGGTGAACACTGTTCACGACCCGAGAGAACGAGGACCCCATGAGCCGACTGCGCCTCGACGCGACCGATATCGCCCGGATCGCGGTGTTCGCCGCCATCGTCGCCGTACTCGGCCTGCCCGCCGGGTTCAGCGTGTTCGGCTCGGTGCCGATCACCGCCCAGACACTCGGCGTGATGCTGGCCGGTGCCGTGCTCGGGCCCTGGCGTGGCGCGCTGTCGATGCTCGTCCTCCTCGTGCTCGTCGCCCTCGGGCTCCCCCTCCTCGCGGGCGGACGCGGCGGCATCGGCGTCTTCGTCGGACCGTCCGCGGGGTACGCCATCGGCTGGATCTTCGGCGCCCTCGTCATCGGCGCCATTGTGCACGCCGGAGGGCGCCCGCTCACCTGGCCGCGCACCGCCCTCGGTGTCGTCACCGGCGGCATCCTCGTGGTCTACGCGTTCGGGATCCCGGTGCAGGCCGCCGTCACGCGGCTGCCGCTGGCCGAGACCGCCCTGCAGGCGACCGTGTTCCTGCCCGGCGACCTGATCAAGGCGGTGCTCGCGACGATCATCACGATGACGCTCGTGCGCGCCTATCCCCGGGCGTTCCGAACCGGTGCACGCCGGCCGCCGCAGCGGGTGGAGCCGGAGACGGCCGCCGCCGAGCCCTCGGAGACGCGCATCCCGTGACCCTGCTGACGCACGCCGAGCTCACCGAGCGCGTGGCCCGGGCCTCGACAGCGCTCGGGTCGGCAGCGGGTCCGGCGCTCCGGGGCCGAATCGTCCCGGTGAACACTGCCGACCCGACGGACGCGATCGCGACGGTGCTCGCACTGCGAACCGTCGGCGCCCTCCCCCTGGCCACCGACGACCGTTGGAGTGCCGGCCAGCACGACGCGGTGCGCCGCCTGGCCGAGGCCGGCGCGCATCCCGGGCAGGCGTGGGCCACGCTCACCTCGGGCAGCACCGGCGCCCCGCGCGTCGTGCTCCGAACCGACGAATCGTGGACGGCCTCACATGCGCCGGTGGCCGAGTTGCTGGGGCTCACCCCCGACGACGCCCTCTTTCTGCCAGCGCCGGCAGCCTCCTCCCTGACCCTCTTCTCACTTGCTCACGCGTTCGCGGCCGGGGCCTCGCTCGTGCTCCCGCGGGGCCACACCGTCGTGGCCGACGATCTGGCCGACGCCACGCTCGTCCATGGCACACCGCGCTCCCTCCGCAGCATCGTCGATGCGATCGAAAGCGGCGCGCCACACCGGATGCGAGCAGCACTCGTCGGCGGGGCACACCTCGACGCCGGCCTGAGAAGCCGTGCCGAAGGGCTCGGTCTGCGCGTCATCGCCTACTACGGAGCGGCAGAGCTCTCGTTCGTCGCGGTCGATGTCGACGGCCGCGGACTCCGCGCGTTCCCCGGTGTCCTCCTCGAGACGCGCGGCAACGAGCTCTGGGTGCGCTCCCCCTTCGTCGCATCCTGCTATGCCGACGGCACCGGGCCGCTCCGCCGCGACGGATCGGGATGGGCGACTGTCGGCGACCGTGCCCTCCTGCGAGACGACCGACTCGAGCTGCGGGGTCGTGGCGACGACGCGATCCTCACCGCTGCCGCGACCGTCGTGCCGGAGGATGTGGAGACCGCGCTTCGCGCGATCGACGGTGTCGCCGACGCTGTCGTGTTCGGCCTGCCGCATCCCGGCATCGGCGCGCTCGTGGCGGCCGTCGTCGAACCGGACGGAACGCATCCGCTGCCCGCCGCCGCCGTGTTGCGCGCCCGCGCGGCGGAAACCCTTCTGCCGGCGCAGCTGCCACGACGCTGGTTCGCCGTCGACGCCCTTCCACGGACCGTCAGCGGCAAGCCCGCGCGCGCCGAGATCGTGCGGCGGGCGCTGGCCGGGGAGGTGAGTCGGCATGACCGCTGATCCCGTGGTCGTCGCCGCGCGCCGCAGCCCCATCGCCACCCGGGGCCGCCGGTTGAGCGGCGTCGCCGTCGACGCGCTGGCCGCCCCGGTCATCCGCGCCGCCGTCGACGACGGATTCGACGCGCTGGGGGAGCGGCGGACGCTCGGCGACGTCGTCTTCGGCAACTGCATGGGCCCGGGAGGGAACACAGCCCGGGTAGCCGCCCTTGCCGCCGGGCTCGGCGTGCAGGTGCCCGGAATGACGATCGACCGGCAGTGCGGCAGCGGCCTGGCCGCCGTGATCGAAGCGGCGACGGCGCTGAAGGCCGGCGACCACCGGCCCCGCATCGCCGGTGGCGTGGAGAGCGCCTCCACCGCGCCCGTGCGCTCGATCGACGGCGTCGGCTACGACCGGGCCCCCTTCACCCCGGCCGGCTTCCCCGACCCCGAGATGCCCCGCGCCGCCGACGATCTCGCCGCCGCCCTCGGCATCGACCGGGAGCGGCAGGATGCGTACGCCGCGCTCAGCCATCGCCGAGCGGTGACGGCCGCTCTGCGCGGGGCGTTCGACGCCGAGGTCCTCCCGTTCGCAGTGTTCGGAGCCGGCGGAGACCGCGCCGCCGGAACAAGCCCGGCCGGCGTCGTCGACGACGCCGTCGGTTCGGTCACCGAACGTGGCCTCCCCCGCTTCCCTCCGCTGTTCGAGAACGGCACCGTCACGGCCGGGAACTCCTGCCGTGTCAGCGACGGCGCCGCCGGTGTGTTCCTCGTGCCGGGCGACGACCGGCGTTCCGCGCCCGGTCTCGCCCTGCGCGCGCACGCGACCGTCGGCTGTGATCCCGCCCACCCCGGTCTCGGCGCCGCTCCGGCGATCGCCGCCGCGCTGGACCGCGCCGGCGCCGACCTCGCAGCGGTCGCGGCGTTCGAGATCGTCGAGGCGTTCGCCGCCCAGCTGCTCGCCGTGCTCGGCCGGCTCGGATTGGACGACGCCGACCCGCGTGTCTGCACCGACGGCGGCGCCCTCGCACTCGGTCACCCGTGGGGCGCCAGCGGAGCCGTGAGCGTCGTGCGGCTGTTCTCGCGCCTGGTGCGCGGCGGCGCCCCCGCCGGCACGCTCGGGGTCGCCGCGGCCTCCGTCGGTGGCGGGATGGGCGTGGCGGCCGTCTTCGAGGTGGTGCGATGACCGCCGACGACTCGCGCAGACTCTCGCTTCAGAACGTCAGCGTGCACCTCGGCGACCGCGCCGCGCTCGACGCCGTCACCCTCACCCTCGACCAGCCACGCATCGCGGTGATCGGCGCCAACGGCTCCGGCAAGTCCACCTTCGCCCGACTGCTCGGCGGTCTCGTCGCCCCGACCGGCGGGCGGCTGAGCGTGCACGGGCTCGACCCTGTGCGCCAGTCCTCCGCTCTGCGCCGCCGGGTCGGCATCGTGTTCAGCAACCCCGACGCGCAGATCGTCATGCCCACCGTGGCGGAGGATGCGGCCTTCTCCCTGCGCGCCGAGCGTATCCCCCGCGCCGAGAGCGCCGCCCGCGTGACGGCGGCGCTCGCCCGGTTCGGCCTGACCGAGCTCGCCGATCGCGCCGCCCACGACCTCTCCGGCGGCCAGAAGCAGCTGCTCGCGCTCTGCGGGGCGCTCATCCGCCGCCCCGCCCTGGTGATCGCCGACGAGCCGACGGCCTACCTGGATGCGCGCAACAGCCGCATCATCGCCGACCACCTCCTCGGCGATCACGGCGGCCAGCTCGTGCTCGTCACCCACGATCTGCGCCTGGCCGGCCGCTGCGATGTGGCCGTGCGTTTCGATGACGGCCGGCTGACCGACCTCGGCGACCCCGCAGCCGTGATCGACCGGTACGAGACGAGCCTGCGATGCTGACCCTCTATCGCCCGGGGTCCGGTTGGCTCCACCGCGCCCCCGCCGGGCCGAAAGCCGTCGGACTGCTGCTGGTCGTGCTCGGAGTCTCCCTGCTGCCGTCGACGCTGCTCGCGGCCGGGATCGCAGCCCTCGCCACCGTCGTCGGGTATCTGGCCTCCGGTCTCGGCCTGCGCGAGCTCGGCCGCCAGATTCTGACGGTGCGCTGGGTGATCGTGGTCACGCTGGGAGCCCAGCTGCTGTTCCTCGGCATCGAACCTGCCATCGCCAACACGTCCCGCGTGGTCGCCGCGCTGCTGCTCGCCGCCCTGCTCGTGCTCACCACACGGGTCTCCGCCCTCCTCGACGCCTTCGAGCGGGCCTTGCGGCCCTTCGCCCGGGTGGGGGTCGATCCGCAGCGGGTCGCCCTCGTTCTCGCGGTCGCCCTCAACACCGTGCCGGTTCTCGGCCGGCTCGCCGGCGGCGTGCGCGAGGCCCAGCGTGCGCGCGGCACTCGGGCAGGGCTCGTCACATTCGTCGTACCGTTCCTGGTCGTCTCGCTCAAACACGCCGACGAACTCGGCGACACTCTCACGGCGCGGGGCATCGGATGACC contains the following coding sequences:
- a CDS encoding thiolase family protein: MTADPVVVAARRSPIATRGRRLSGVAVDALAAPVIRAAVDDGFDALGERRTLGDVVFGNCMGPGGNTARVAALAAGLGVQVPGMTIDRQCGSGLAAVIEAATALKAGDHRPRIAGGVESASTAPVRSIDGVGYDRAPFTPAGFPDPEMPRAADDLAAALGIDRERQDAYAALSHRRAVTAALRGAFDAEVLPFAVFGAGGDRAAGTSPAGVVDDAVGSVTERGLPRFPPLFENGTVTAGNSCRVSDGAAGVFLVPGDDRRSAPGLALRAHATVGCDPAHPGLGAAPAIAAALDRAGADLAAVAAFEIVEAFAAQLLAVLGRLGLDDADPRVCTDGGALALGHPWGASGAVSVVRLFSRLVRGGAPAGTLGVAAASVGGGMGVAAVFEVVR
- a CDS encoding energy-coupling factor ABC transporter ATP-binding protein, whose translation is MTADDSRRLSLQNVSVHLGDRAALDAVTLTLDQPRIAVIGANGSGKSTFARLLGGLVAPTGGRLSVHGLDPVRQSSALRRRVGIVFSNPDAQIVMPTVAEDAAFSLRAERIPRAESAARVTAALARFGLTELADRAAHDLSGGQKQLLALCGALIRRPALVIADEPTAYLDARNSRIIADHLLGDHGGQLVLVTHDLRLAGRCDVAVRFDDGRLTDLGDPAAVIDRYETSLRC
- a CDS encoding AMP-binding protein, which encodes MTLLTHAELTERVARASTALGSAAGPALRGRIVPVNTADPTDAIATVLALRTVGALPLATDDRWSAGQHDAVRRLAEAGAHPGQAWATLTSGSTGAPRVVLRTDESWTASHAPVAELLGLTPDDALFLPAPAASSLTLFSLAHAFAAGASLVLPRGHTVVADDLADATLVHGTPRSLRSIVDAIESGAPHRMRAALVGGAHLDAGLRSRAEGLGLRVIAYYGAAELSFVAVDVDGRGLRAFPGVLLETRGNELWVRSPFVASCYADGTGPLRRDGSGWATVGDRALLRDDRLELRGRGDDAILTAAATVVPEDVETALRAIDGVADAVVFGLPHPGIGALVAAVVEPDGTHPLPAAAVLRARAAETLLPAQLPRRWFAVDALPRTVSGKPARAEIVRRALAGEVSRHDR
- a CDS encoding TetR/AcrR family transcriptional regulator C-terminal domain-containing protein, producing the protein MQESEGSPRNVRHSRDDVAEAALRILDEYGLPDLTMRRLAAALEVQPSALYWHFPNKQTLLAEIADRIVERDHPRSGDVDWVERTRSEAAALRDALLAYRDGAEVVSSTFALGLGAAAPLDRFTVAIEAGGFDAETSARAATALLHFVLGHVSHEQQRLQYDSLGVLAEGAHPDALDEQGAQADAFEFGVTLLVGGLQRLAAVEA
- a CDS encoding DUF3566 domain-containing protein — protein: MAARKDKQVTMRLVYIDFWSSLKLSFLVAIVVAALTMLISFLGWTVLDKTGLVDTVSTLLTDIAGSKGSALVSGLTFSSVMTFALVIALLQLIVVTALGAIFAALFNLASRVTGGAKVRFGNK
- a CDS encoding CynX/NimT family MFS transporter; translated protein: MTTDSVPVIAAKTPGTNTPTTYRAPSTKRTLGTKSTRGTKSTRGWLLFLGLLLIAANLRASITAVGPVLGGIRDSLQLSALTASVLISIPLVAFAIVSPATPWIARRLGIERALGVSLAVLAMAIVVRSLPWLPGLWIGTALLGAAIAVINVALPSLVKRDYPARIGQVTGLYSAVQSATAAVAAGIAVPLAGVAQEGWRLSLGVWAGLALIALAVFAPQLRRRTRASLAAAHQTTASTQGAPDAAVRHRSPWGSALAWQVTLFMGLQSTVFYSLITWLPSIEQAAGIPAATAGFHQFLFNGVAIAGSLTCAAVIHRWRDQRPIAIAATALLTVAVTGVLVAPALTGVWVCFGGVGGGAAIVLALSLFGLRTGHHDQAARLSGMAQCLGYVLAATGPIGIGLLHDLTGGWGIPLGAILVVLAAQFVAGTLASRARVIGTTSVH
- a CDS encoding biotin transporter BioY, which translates into the protein MSRLRLDATDIARIAVFAAIVAVLGLPAGFSVFGSVPITAQTLGVMLAGAVLGPWRGALSMLVLLVLVALGLPLLAGGRGGIGVFVGPSAGYAIGWIFGALVIGAIVHAGGRPLTWPRTALGVVTGGILVVYAFGIPVQAAVTRLPLAETALQATVFLPGDLIKAVLATIITMTLVRAYPRAFRTGARRPPQRVEPETAAAEPSETRIP
- a CDS encoding CbiQ family ECF transporter T component encodes the protein MLTLYRPGSGWLHRAPAGPKAVGLLLVVLGVSLLPSTLLAAGIAALATVVGYLASGLGLRELGRQILTVRWVIVVTLGAQLLFLGIEPAIANTSRVVAALLLAALLVLTTRVSALLDAFERALRPFARVGVDPQRVALVLAVALNTVPVLGRLAGGVREAQRARGTRAGLVTFVVPFLVVSLKHADELGDTLTARGIG